One window of Parabacteroides sp. FAFU027 genomic DNA carries:
- a CDS encoding Crp/Fnr family transcriptional regulator yields MQALHDIIEFRTSPEIRKRLEEYSIPKVFKAGDVIQRENAYVKAIPIVSYGNIKVLRTDDEGREILLYYIKAGESCIMSFLGGMYNDTSKIKAIAEEDTEILFIPASKMVPLIKEFPEWLEYIFRLYHKRFEELLEIVNSLAFKKVDERLLSLIKTKCSLTDNNTITVTHELLANELGTARVVVSRLLKQMEEEGIVKLGRNKITLVG; encoded by the coding sequence ATGCAAGCGCTACACGACATCATCGAATTCCGCACTTCACCCGAGATCCGTAAACGGCTGGAAGAGTACAGCATCCCCAAAGTCTTCAAAGCCGGTGATGTGATCCAACGCGAGAATGCCTATGTCAAGGCTATCCCCATCGTATCATACGGCAACATCAAGGTGCTGCGAACCGATGACGAGGGACGTGAAATCCTGCTTTACTACATCAAAGCGGGCGAAAGTTGTATCATGTCATTTCTCGGAGGCATGTACAATGATACCTCCAAGATCAAGGCAATTGCCGAAGAAGATACCGAGATACTTTTCATCCCCGCCAGTAAAATGGTGCCGCTCATCAAGGAGTTTCCCGAGTGGCTCGAATACATCTTCCGCCTCTACCACAAACGCTTCGAAGAGCTGCTGGAGATTGTCAACTCCCTTGCCTTTAAGAAAGTGGACGAGCGACTGCTCTCCCTGATTAAGACTAAATGCAGCCTCACGGATAACAACACCATCACCGTTACTCACGAACTTCTGGCTAACGAATTGGGAACTGCCCGCGTGGTAGTCTCCCGCCTGCTCAAGCAGATGGAGGAGGAAGGTATAGTAAAATTGGGACGGAATAAGATTACATTGGTGGGATAA
- a CDS encoding DUF3795 domain-containing protein, translating into MDYKNLTAPCGRDCFNCYFYLASKDVKYKSALAAKLGLEPDKVACPGCRNIKGDCQVLRNYGFSGNCKIYRCVTEKKVEFCSDCTDFPCDLLHPLAHGAERFPHNLKVYNLCMIRKMGLENWAIHQAKPSFDRYYNDKLDTCL; encoded by the coding sequence ATGGACTACAAAAATCTGACTGCTCCTTGTGGGAGAGATTGTTTCAACTGCTACTTTTATCTGGCATCGAAGGATGTGAAGTACAAATCAGCCCTGGCTGCAAAGCTTGGACTGGAACCTGATAAAGTGGCTTGCCCCGGATGCCGTAACATCAAAGGTGATTGCCAGGTGCTCAGGAATTATGGCTTTTCCGGTAATTGCAAAATCTATCGGTGTGTGACGGAGAAGAAGGTAGAATTTTGCAGTGATTGCACTGATTTTCCGTGCGATTTACTTCATCCTTTAGCGCATGGAGCCGAGCGGTTTCCGCACAATCTGAAAGTATATAACCTTTGCATGATCAGGAAGATGGGATTAGAAAACTGGGCCATTCATCAGGCAAAACCCTCTTTTGACCGCTATTACAATGATAAGCTGGATACCTGTTTGTGA
- a CDS encoding RNA polymerase sigma factor, with protein MDIDKTQLVKEFGLSVSRLAHRMIHNQELAKEAAQEVWVEIIRSIGSFQGNSEISTWIYSVAKRTILRYAEAERTYTTMEINNHFELEPIDCDGAEGEKRQWVKEKCDYCLTAFCHCLNNDARLIFLFREIAGLHYEQIGHIMNLKEENIRQILTRSREKVRHFMNNNCVIYNPQGNCKCRIRKHVMAVDLDKEYNNLSKAAELVAFYQKFDKELPQKNYWEKIISEVVTE; from the coding sequence ATGGATATTGACAAAACTCAGTTGGTAAAAGAGTTTGGGCTAAGTGTTTCGAGGTTGGCTCATCGCATGATACATAATCAGGAGTTGGCCAAAGAAGCTGCGCAGGAAGTCTGGGTTGAGATTATCAGAAGCATCGGTTCATTTCAGGGAAACTCAGAGATTTCGACCTGGATTTATTCCGTGGCTAAAAGGACGATATTGAGGTATGCCGAGGCGGAAAGGACCTACACAACGATGGAAATCAATAACCATTTTGAGCTTGAACCGATTGATTGCGACGGAGCAGAGGGTGAAAAGAGGCAATGGGTGAAGGAAAAATGCGATTATTGCCTGACCGCATTTTGCCATTGTCTGAATAACGATGCCCGGTTGATATTCTTGTTTCGGGAGATAGCAGGCTTGCACTATGAGCAAATCGGTCATATTATGAATCTGAAGGAAGAAAATATCAGGCAGATTTTGACCCGTTCACGCGAAAAAGTCAGGCATTTCATGAATAACAATTGCGTGATTTACAATCCTCAGGGCAATTGTAAATGCAGGATTCGGAAACATGTCATGGCCGTAGATCTGGATAAAGAATACAATAACTTATCGAAGGCTGCTGAACTGGTCGCTTTTTATCAGAAATTCGATAAAGAACTTCCTCAAAAAAATTATTGGGAAAAAATAATATCCGAAGTTGTCACAGAATGA
- a CDS encoding YbbC/YhhH family protein translates to MLHKDSLFRNLTQNYKSIMWICIILLIILFFTDNFFFTDKQKVKNDAYLIRNESTAVKIAEAILFEHYGKMKINLEKPFSISLKSDSLWYIEGTSYTTGFASGGVFHITLSARNGRVVDMYHDK, encoded by the coding sequence ATGTTACATAAAGACAGCCTGTTTAGGAACTTAACCCAGAACTATAAGAGTATAATGTGGATTTGTATCATTCTTTTGATTATTCTCTTTTTTACAGACAATTTCTTTTTTACAGATAAGCAAAAGGTAAAAAACGATGCTTATTTGATTAGAAATGAAAGTACTGCAGTAAAAATAGCCGAGGCTATTTTATTTGAGCACTATGGGAAAATGAAGATAAATTTGGAGAAGCCATTTTCTATTAGTCTTAAAAGTGATAGTTTATGGTATATAGAAGGGACTTCATATACAACTGGATTTGCAAGTGGTGGTGTATTTCACATTACGTTATCTGCAAGAAACGGAAGAGTAGTTGATATGTATCATGACAAATGA